The following proteins come from a genomic window of Hydractinia symbiolongicarpus strain clone_291-10 chromosome 2, HSymV2.1, whole genome shotgun sequence:
- the LOC130629420 gene encoding peroxiredoxin-2-like isoform X1 gives MAFLLKQTANLLAKTTRRSILSPPIVKSSASSSLLRKCFSISSVKMSKAFIQKPAPDFEGTAVTEKGEFKTVKLSDYKGKYLVFFFYPLDFTFVCPTEIIAYSDRVEEFQAIGCEVLACSIDSQFSHLAWTEQPRNKGGLGKMKIPILSDLTKQVSRDYGVLLEDQGISLRGLFIIDDKGTLRQITINDLPVGRSVDETLRLVQALKYTDKHGEVCPAGWKPGADTIKTDNAEEYFKKQ, from the exons ATGGCTTTTTTGTTGAAACAGACCGCTAATTTGTTGGCTAAAACGACACGAAGAAGCATATTATCTCCACCAATTGTTAAAAGTTCAGCATCAAGTTCTTTACTACGGAAATGTTTTTCAATAAGCag TGTAAAAATGAGCAAGGCATTTATCCAAAAACCTGCCCCTGATTTCGAAGGCACTGCTGTGACAGAAAAAGGAGAATTCAAAACAGTTAAGCTTTCAGATTACAAAG GGAAGTATCTCGTGTTTTTCTTCTATCCACTGGACTTCACGTTTGTTTGTCCCACTGAAATTATTGCATACAGTGACCGTGTTGAAGAGTTTCAAGCAATTGGTTGTGAAGTTTTGGCTTGCTCAATTGATTCACAGTTTTCACATTTAGCATG GACTGAGCAGCCTCGAAACAAAGGTGGTCTGGGTAAAATGAAAATTCCAATCCTCTCAGATTTGACAAAACAAGTGTCACGTGACTATGGCGTGCTTTTGGAAGATCAAGGAATTTCgctcag aggcctgtttatCATCGATGACAAAGGTACTCTTCGACAAATCACTATCAATGATTTACCTGTCGGTCGATCAGTCGATGAAACTTTGCGACTTGTACAAGCTTTGAAGTATACTGACAAGCATGGTGAAGTGTGTCCTGCTGGATGGAAGCCAGGTGCAGATACT ATCAAAACGGACAACGCTGAAGAATATTTCAAGAAACAATAA
- the LOC130629420 gene encoding peroxiredoxin-1-like isoform X2 — translation MSKAFIQKPAPDFEGTAVTEKGEFKTVKLSDYKGKYLVFFFYPLDFTFVCPTEIIAYSDRVEEFQAIGCEVLACSIDSQFSHLAWTEQPRNKGGLGKMKIPILSDLTKQVSRDYGVLLEDQGISLRGLFIIDDKGTLRQITINDLPVGRSVDETLRLVQALKYTDKHGEVCPAGWKPGADTIKTDNAEEYFKKQ, via the exons ATGAGCAAGGCATTTATCCAAAAACCTGCCCCTGATTTCGAAGGCACTGCTGTGACAGAAAAAGGAGAATTCAAAACAGTTAAGCTTTCAGATTACAAAG GGAAGTATCTCGTGTTTTTCTTCTATCCACTGGACTTCACGTTTGTTTGTCCCACTGAAATTATTGCATACAGTGACCGTGTTGAAGAGTTTCAAGCAATTGGTTGTGAAGTTTTGGCTTGCTCAATTGATTCACAGTTTTCACATTTAGCATG GACTGAGCAGCCTCGAAACAAAGGTGGTCTGGGTAAAATGAAAATTCCAATCCTCTCAGATTTGACAAAACAAGTGTCACGTGACTATGGCGTGCTTTTGGAAGATCAAGGAATTTCgctcag aggcctgtttatCATCGATGACAAAGGTACTCTTCGACAAATCACTATCAATGATTTACCTGTCGGTCGATCAGTCGATGAAACTTTGCGACTTGTACAAGCTTTGAAGTATACTGACAAGCATGGTGAAGTGTGTCCTGCTGGATGGAAGCCAGGTGCAGATACT ATCAAAACGGACAACGCTGAAGAATATTTCAAGAAACAATAA